From a region of the candidate division KSB1 bacterium genome:
- a CDS encoding M1 family metallopeptidase: MKVREALGGGTAVAAYVLAVAGVLAGEPALSERVVRYSLEARLDPVARLVGGRGQIEWRNTGGRPAETLQFHLYMNAFRNSESTFLREIPYRSRYRKRKPEEWGWIELDTLRWGAVDLLPAARFIHPDDDNDQDRTVLEVPLPRTVAAGESIVLEMAFRTKLPRIMARTGYEGKDFFFVAQWFPKLGVWEVEGWNCHQFHRTSEFYADFGSYDVRLMVPIGYVVGATGELVEEAQQDSIRLLHYHADDVHDFAWTASPLYVVYEDSLGGTKIRVLMQRGHRAQARRHLEAAKTALRRFQEWFGPYPYPVLTVVDTKGRAGGMEYPTLITAGVLFGPWVPRGLRTVEAVVFHEFGHQYWYGMVANNEFEEAWLDEGINSYSEVRIFEEEYGPVGNLLDLWGMRLSDLDFQRLQLQMLSSPDPVGRRAWEFVDAASYSVNSYAKVAVTLATLERYVGKERFLRCLRAYFERWRFRHPRGEDFLRVVREELNEPACESLLRQILEKPGRLDYGVARAVSYRQEKPMGVDFQDAARSDSASGLEVGAARDSALFWNEVLVRRYGEFQFPVDIALLFANGDTLRFSWDGQDAWHRIRLYQPSRLVAAVIDPDGRVPLDLNGNNNSRTVEPRMRGVRKLVARWVYWLQVLFSTVSFFS; encoded by the coding sequence GTGAAGGTGAGGGAGGCTCTCGGCGGGGGAACCGCAGTGGCGGCCTACGTTTTGGCCGTTGCCGGCGTACTTGCCGGCGAACCCGCTCTATCGGAGAGGGTGGTTCGCTACTCGCTGGAGGCCCGTCTCGACCCGGTGGCGAGGTTGGTCGGGGGACGTGGGCAAATCGAATGGCGCAACACCGGTGGCCGGCCGGCGGAGACACTTCAGTTTCATCTGTACATGAACGCGTTCCGGAACTCGGAGAGCACCTTCCTCCGGGAGATCCCCTACCGCAGCCGATATCGGAAGCGAAAGCCCGAGGAGTGGGGGTGGATCGAACTGGATACGTTGCGCTGGGGTGCGGTTGATCTTCTCCCTGCGGCCCGCTTCATCCATCCTGATGACGACAACGACCAAGACCGCACGGTACTGGAGGTTCCCCTGCCCCGCACTGTCGCTGCGGGGGAAAGCATTGTTCTCGAGATGGCCTTTCGGACCAAACTACCCCGAATTATGGCCCGCACGGGCTACGAGGGGAAGGACTTCTTCTTCGTGGCCCAGTGGTTCCCGAAGCTGGGGGTCTGGGAGGTGGAGGGCTGGAACTGCCACCAGTTCCACCGGACCTCGGAGTTCTACGCCGATTTCGGATCCTACGACGTGAGGCTGATGGTACCGATCGGCTACGTGGTGGGGGCCACAGGCGAGCTGGTGGAGGAGGCGCAGCAGGACAGCATTCGCCTGCTGCACTACCATGCCGACGATGTGCACGACTTCGCCTGGACTGCCTCCCCCCTTTACGTTGTGTACGAGGACTCCCTGGGTGGGACAAAGATCCGCGTGCTGATGCAGCGAGGGCATCGTGCGCAGGCCCGTCGCCATCTGGAGGCGGCCAAAACGGCGCTGCGGCGCTTCCAGGAATGGTTCGGCCCCTACCCGTATCCCGTGCTTACGGTGGTGGACACGAAAGGTCGCGCTGGCGGGATGGAATACCCCACCCTGATCACCGCAGGCGTGCTGTTCGGTCCATGGGTCCCTCGCGGCTTGCGGACGGTCGAGGCGGTTGTCTTCCACGAGTTCGGTCACCAGTACTGGTACGGGATGGTCGCCAACAACGAGTTCGAGGAGGCGTGGCTCGACGAGGGGATCAACAGCTACTCCGAGGTGAGGATTTTCGAGGAGGAGTACGGGCCGGTCGGTAACCTGCTCGATCTGTGGGGGATGCGCCTGAGCGATCTGGACTTCCAGCGGCTGCAGCTTCAGATGCTCTCGTCGCCGGATCCCGTCGGGCGCAGGGCGTGGGAGTTTGTGGACGCGGCCAGCTACTCAGTGAACTCCTACGCCAAGGTGGCCGTGACCCTGGCAACCCTCGAGCGATATGTGGGCAAGGAGCGGTTCCTGAGGTGTCTGCGCGCCTACTTCGAGCGCTGGCGCTTCCGTCACCCGCGCGGCGAGGATTTCCTGCGCGTGGTACGGGAGGAATTGAACGAGCCCGCCTGCGAGTCCTTGCTCCGGCAGATTCTGGAGAAGCCGGGGCGTCTGGACTATGGCGTGGCACGGGCGGTCTCGTATCGGCAGGAAAAGCCGATGGGAGTGGATTTTCAGGATGCGGCCAGGAGCGATTCCGCATCGGGTCTTGAGGTTGGGGCGGCAAGAGACAGCGCCCTGTTCTGGAACGAGGTGCTGGTCCGCCGTTACGGGGAGTTCCAGTTCCCGGTGGACATCGCCCTTCTCTTCGCGAACGGCGATACATTGCGCTTCAGCTGGGATGGCCAGGATGCCTGGCATCGGATCCGCCTCTATCAACCATCGCGGCTGGTGGCCGCCGTTATCGACCCGGATGGCCGCGTGCCACTGGACCTGAACGGGAACAACAACAGCCGGACGGTGGAACCGCGGATGCGCGGTGTGCGCAAGCTGGTCGCGCGCTGGGTCTACTGGCTCCAAGTGCTTTTCTCCACGGTGAGTTTTTTCTCGTGA